A genomic region of Fusarium falciforme chromosome 4, complete sequence contains the following coding sequences:
- a CDS encoding Mac domain-containing protein translates to MAATEKCPIELEKSSKLANVPHCEQYERMISGMLSVNPSSTPLLKEQSYSPQNSYDSFVPELVKGRLDGRKFMHEYNNWFPTSDDEYTHEAVAKKRAEMLRGRLGHVADDEVFVEPPFRVDYGPNVSVGKRFYANFGLTILDSAIVTIGDRVMVGPNVMISTATHEIEVASRRDNIEYAKAINIGNDCWIGGGVIILPGVTIGDGCTIGAGSVVTRDIPAWSVALGSPARVVKKVPELPMPEE, encoded by the coding sequence ATGGCTGCCACCGAAAAGTGTCCGATAGAGCTTGAGAAGTCCTCCAAGTTGGCCAATGTGCCACACTGCGAGCAATACGAGAGGATGATCTCGGGCATGCTGTCAGTCAACCCCTCCTCGACCCCTCTTCTCAAGGAGCAGTCATACTCACCTCAAAACAGCTACGACTCCTTCGTCCCCGAGCTCGTCAAGGGGCGTCTCGACGGCCGCAAGTTCATGCACGAATACAACAACTGGTTCCCCACGAGCGACGACGAATACACGCATGAAGCCgtggccaagaagcgagCCGAGATGCTGCGCGGGCGACTCGGCCACGTCGCCGACGACGAAGTCTTTGTCGAGCCCCCCTTCCGTGTCGATTACGGCCCGAACGTCTCAGTAGGCAAGAGATTCTATGCCAACTTTGGCCTCACGATCCTCGATTCTGCCATCGTGACGATCGGTGATCGCGTGATGGTTGGCCCTAACGTCATGATTTCGACTGCGACGCACGAGATCGAGGTTGCGAGCCGAAGGGATAACATCGAGTACGCCAAGGCCATAAACATCGGCAACGATTGTTGGATCGGAGGCGGCGTTATAATTCTTCCTGGTGTTACTATCGGCGACGGATGTACGATAGGTGCGGGATCTGTTGTGACTCGAGATATTCCAGCTTGGAGTGTGGCTCTTGGAAGTCCTGCGAGGGTGGTCAAGAAGGTTCCGGAGTTGCCCATGCCTGAAGAGTAA
- a CDS encoding Amine oxidase, whose amino-acid sequence MSPHASKSAPHPLDPLTVDEVQTASQIVHKQIGCADNEIRFKLIDLAEPPKDTTLQHLHHNGPAPDRRARVYYHLKTSQALLIAIVNLATKRVEKLYDAPNSQGPVDWHEYELITRACNSHPEVLAEVAKLKLPPNARLLNDPWAFGTDDANERRRLFQCYMYIALDEDPEANHYSLPLPLAPIFDAHTLELVQIERLPMGTGDELDPETQPWEPAQPVEYSANIMGEDAFRKDLKPLQVVQPEGPSFKIFGRRVEWQKWSFQLGWTLREGPVLHDVQYDGRPLFYRVSMSEMTVPYGDPRSPYHRKQAFDLGDSGFGLTSNSLSLGCDCLGHIAYFSGVRVTADGKPAVMPNVVCMHEIDDGIGWKHTNFRNHKSSVVRNRQLVIQCTATVANYEYILAFVLDQAANIHIEVRATGIVSTMPIRQGLQVPWGTIVAPGVLAVNHQHIFCVRVDPCLDGDRNNTITYDECHPVINEPDLDPFGCAFRVNTTPIEKPGGYDLDLTKNRTFKIINESRTNAISGKPHGYKLHAVPSQMLMMAPHTFNYRRGIFTSKPIWVTKYNDDELWASGEFTNQSREDTGLAIWAKRDENVKNEDVVLWHAFGVTHVTRPEGMYFPVMPVEKFAVSLKPTSFFEVNPSNDVPRSNQSANQSTLHTVGPESCCRPSRI is encoded by the exons ATGTCACCCCACGCCTCCAAGTCTGCTCCTCACCCTCTTGACCCCCTGACTGTCGACGAGGTGCAGACGGCCTCTCAGATTGTCCACAAGCAGATCGGATGCGCAGACAACGAGATCAGATTCAAGCTTATTGATCTCGCTGAGCCTCCCAAGGACACTACACTTCAGCACCTTCATCACAATGGCCCGGCTCCTGATCGAAGGGCTAGGGTGTACTACCACCTCAAGACTAGCCAGGCTCTCTTGATCGCTATTGTTAACCTGGCAACCAAGAGAGTTGAGAAGCTCTATGATGCCCCCAACTCGCAAGGACCTGTTGACTGGCACGAGTATGAGCTCATCACCAGAGCTTGCAACAGCCACCCCGAGGTCTTGGCTGAAgttgccaagctcaagctcccTCCCAA CGCCCGCCTTCTCAACGATCCTTGGGCCTTTGGCACCGACGACGCCAAcgagcgacgacgactctTCCAATGCTACATGTACATCGCCCTCGACGAAGACCCCGAAGCCAACCACTACTCTCTCCCCCTTCCTCTCGCCCCCATCTTCGACGCCCATACGCTCGAGCTCGTCCAGATCGAAAGACTTCCCATGGGCACTGGTGACGAACTGGATCCCGAGACCCAGCCCTGGGAGCCTGCCCAGCCTGTCGAGTATAGCGCAAACATCATGGGAGAGGATGCCTTTCGAAAGGACCTTAAGCCCTTGCAAGTCGTTCAGCCCGAGGGACCTTCTTTCAAGATCTTTGGCCGTCGCGTTGAGTGGCAGAAGTGGTCTTTCCAACTTGGCTGGACCCTTCGAGAAGGCCCCGTTCTTCACGATGTGCAGTACGACGGCCGTCCCCTGTTCTACAGAGTGTCCATGAGCGAGATGACTGTTCCCTACGGCGACCCTCGATCACCATATCACCGAAAGCAAGCCTTTGACCTTGGAGACTCTGGCTTTGGTCTTACTTCCAACAGTCTGAGCCTTGGCTGTGATTGTCTCGGTCACATTGCCTACTTTAGCGGTGTTCGAGTGACTGCAGATGGCAAGCCTGCTGTCATGCCCAATGTTGTCTGCATGCACGAGATTGACGACGGCATTGGCTGGAAGCACACCAACTTCCGCAACCACAAGTCTTCAGTTGTAAGAAACAGACAGCTCGTCATCCAGTGCACAGCAACTGTTGCCAACTACGAGTACATCCTAGCCTTTGTTCTCGACCAAGCTGCCAACATCCACATCGAGGTTCGAGCCACAGGTATCGTCTCTACCATGCCCATCCGTCAAGGCCTCCAAGTTCCCTGGGGCACAATCGTCGCACCGGGCGTCCTAGCCGTCAACCACCAGCACATTTTCTGCGTCCGAGTCGACCCCTGCCTAGACGGCGACCGAAACAACACAATTACATACGACGAATGCCACCCCGTGATCAACGAACCCGATCTCGACCCCTTCGGCTGCGCCTTCAGAGTAAACACAACACCCATCGAGAAGCCAGGCGGCTACGACCTCGACCTCACCAAGAACCGCACATTCAAGATCATCAACGAGTCCCGCACAAACGCCATCTCCGGAAAGCCTCACGGGTACAAGCTGCACGCTGTGCCGAGCCAGATGCTCATGATGGCTCCTCACACGTTCAACTACCGCCGCGGAATCTTTACTTCTAAGCCCATCTGGGTGACAAAGtacaacgacgacgagctaTGGGCTTCGGGAGAGTTTACGAACCAGAGCCGAGAGGATACTGGTCTGGCCATCTGGGCGAAGCGTGATGAGAATGTCAAGAATGAGGATGTTGTTCTTTGGCACGCTTTTGGAGTCACTCATGTCACTCGACCTGAAGGCATGT ACTTCCCTGTTATGCCTGTCGAAAAGTTTGCCGTGTCGCTGAAGCCTACCAGCTTCTTTGAGGTCAACCCATCCAACGACGTCCCTCGTTCCAACCAGAGCGCCAACCAATCCACGCTACACACTGTTGGACCCGAGTCTTGCTGCCGACCTTCGCGCATCTAG
- a CDS encoding CFEM domain-containing protein encodes MLFGLSLFACLLALPAGLAASSTSAALAGWPECSIKCLATAIGNSTCSATDQACMCTNEQLQLEMNVCVKQECTIKESLVTANLTMTSCGAPIRDKSNEYLILSNTFAVITGLFIVQRFVSKIYWKLPLGLDDWFMLITFLSGIPSSVITVHGTVANGLGRDIWTLNPTEITNFGYFFHVMAILYFAQVTLLKLSLLFFYLRIFPTVGVRRTLWATVVFNCLFGLAFVFTAVFQCQPISYFWKKWDGEHEGHCADLNAITWSNAGISIALDFWMLAVPLSQLKALNLDWKKKIGVGMMFCVGTFVTIVSILRLRAVVKFKAETENATWEFLEVSKWSTIEINVGMICACMPSLRILLVRLFPKILGTSRRYYPNYASNTGRNTNKNRSRQLGTNATTEVDTTSRPVESRGITYQRTYDVQYGDSDETQLVHMKDLDAKSSRSGVSV; translated from the exons ATGCTTTTTGGATTGAGCCTATTTGCTTGCCTTTTGGCGTTGCCAGCTGGTCTGGCTGCGTCTTCTACCTCGGCTGCTCTCGCAGGCTGGCCCGAGTGCTCA ATCAAATGCCTCGCAACTGCCATCGGAAACTCGACATGCTCTGCCACAGATCAGGCTTGCATGTGTACTAATGAGCAGCTTCAGTTGGAAATGAACGTATGTGTCAAGCAGGAATGCACCATCAAAGAATCGTTGG TCACGGCCAACCTGACAATGACCAGCTGTGGCGCTCCTATTCGAGACAAGTCAAACGAATACCTCATCTTGTCCAACACTTTTGCCGTTATTACTGGCCTGTTCATCGTTCAGCGGTTTGTCTCAAAGATCTACTGGAAGCTtcctctcggcctcgacgactGGTTCATGCTTATCACCTTTCTCTCTGGTATTCCGAGCTCGGTCATTACTGTCCACGGCACGGTAGCAAACGGCTTAGGCCGTGATATTTGGACCCTTAACCCGACTGAAATCACCAATTTTGGATATTTCTTCCACGTCATGGCTATCCTCTACTTCGCCCAGGTTACCCTTCTAAAGCTGTCCCTCCTGTTCTTCTACCTTCGCATCTTTCCAACTGTTGGTGTTCGGAGGACTCTCTGGGCCACCGTCGTATTCAACTGCCTTTTTGGATTGGCTTTTGTGTTTACCGCTGTGTTTCAGTGTCAGCCCATCAGCTATTTCTGGAAGAAGTGGGATGGTGAACACGAAGGACACTGCGCTGATCTCAACGCCATCACTTGGTCCAATGCTGGCATCAGTATTGCTCTTGATTTTTGGATGCTGGCGGTTCCGTTGTCTCAGCTCAAGGCGCTCAATCTGGattggaagaagaagattggTGTTGGAATGATGTTTTGCGTGGGCACATT CGTCACCATTGTCAGCATTCTGCGACTCAGAGCGGTTGTCAAGTTCAAAGCCGAGACCGAGAACGCGACTTGGGAGTTTCTTGAGGTTTCTAAATGGTCAACGATCGAGATCAACGTCGGCATGATCTGCGCCTGCATGCCCTCCCTTCGAATTCTTCTGGTCCGACTCTTCCCCAAGATTTTGGGTACTTCTCGAAGATACTACCCCAACTACGCGAGCAACACTGGAAGAAACACCAACAAGAACAGGTCAAGACAGCTGGGCACCAATGCTACTACAGAGGTGGATACGACTAGTCGGCCGGTTGAGTCAAGGGGGATTACGTATCAACGTACCTATGACGTGCAGTATGGCGATAGTGATGAGACGCAATTGGTTCATATGAAGGATTTGGATGCGAAGAGCTCTAGATCTGGGGTTTCGGTATAG
- a CDS encoding FAD-binding PCMH-type domain-containing protein — translation MKITQSLSWALATVGAVSAGSTPKCRCLPGDACWPSTNVWSQFNKTVNGGLIKTVPIGSPCHDPTYDAEACSALQTAWKLPQTHFESSSSVMQAFFANQSCDPFLAESRPCTLGNYPAYAVKVSNANQVAAAVRFANDHNIRLVVRNTGHDYLGRSTGAGSLAIWTHFMKDAEVVQWSDKLYNGPAIKLGAGIQGADAVEFANSHGLTTISGECPTVGLAGFTLGGGHSALSTSYGLGADQTLEFEVVTAAGRVVRASASENSDLYWALSGGGAGNFAVVTSMTVRAHYTGTIGGATLQMAATGVGKATFDEAVAKFHELLPAMIDHGPTVIYYVTSGVLVVKPITLVNSTGDYVRDEVLGPFTSYLAEVGIKPVVSYTTLNYRDHYDTYMGPLPNGHIGASEYQYGGRLIPRSVIENDNDNFQKVIRNLTANGVIAVGSSGSFQPFKGVSNAVHPAWRKAIMSMQLATTWDPLRWDDMLTMQKRITYEFMPQIEAVTPGSGTYMNEADFNQLNWQETFYGDNWSRLASIKKKWDPKSLFYNLKGVGSDAWSVAADGRMCRV, via the exons atgaagatcACTCAGTCTCTTTCCTGGGCTCTTGCCACCGTCGGCGCTGTCAGCGCTGGCTCTACGCCCAAGTGTCGATGCCTCCCCGGCGACGCCTGCTGGCCTTCCACCAACGTGTGGAGCCAATTCAACAAGACTGTTAACGGCGGTCTCATCAAGACTGTTCCCATCGGTTCGCCGTGCCATGATCCCACCTATGACGCCGAGgcttgctctgctctgcagACGGCTTGGAAGCTTCCCCAGACTCA CTTCGAGTCATCTTCGTCTGTGATGCAGGCCTTCTTTGCCAACCAGAGCTGTGATCCCTTCTTGGCTGAGTCTCGCCCTTGCACTCTAGGCAACTATCCTGCGTATGCCGTCAAGGTGTCCAACGCCAACCAAGTTGCTGCCGCTGTTCGATTTGCCAATGACCACAACATCCGCCTGGTTGTGCGCAACACTGGCCATGA TTACCTTGGCCGCTCTACTGGCGCTGGCTCTCTCGCCATCTGGACTCACTTCATGAAGGACGCTGAAGTCGTCCAATGGTCTGACAAGCTCTACAACGGCCCTGCCATCAAGCTCGGTGCCGGTATCCAGGGTGCCGACGCTGTCGAGTTTGCCAACTCTCATGgcctcaccaccatctcTGGCGAGTGTCCCACCGTCGGTCTTGCTGGCTTCACCCTTGGCGGTGGTCACTCTGCTCTCAGCACCAGCTACGGTCTCGGTGCTGATCAGACTCTTGAGTTTGAAGTTGTCACTGCGGCCGGCAGAGTCGTCAGGGCTTCCGCCTCTGAGAACAGTGATCTTTACTGGGCCCTGAGCGGTGGCGGTGCTGGCAACTTCGCTGTCGTCACTTCCATGACTGTTCGTGCTCACTACACCGGTACCATTGGAGGTGCTACTCTCCAGATGGCTGCCACCGGTGTCGGCAAGGCCACCTTTGACGAGGCCGTTGCCAAGTTCCACGAGCTTCTGCCCGCCATGATTGACCACGGCCCTACCGTCATCTACTACGTCACCTCTGGCGTTCTCGTCGTCAAGCCCATCACCCTCGTCAACTCCACCGGAGACTACGTCCGCGATGAGGTCCTTGGCCCCTTCACCAGCTACCTCGCCGAGGTTGGCATCAAGCCCGTGGTCTCTTACACCACCCTCAACTACCGCGACCACTACGACACGTACATGGGTCCTCTGCCCAACGGCCACATCGGTGCTTCCGAGTACCAGTACGGCGGTCGTCTCATCCCCCGCTCCGTCATTGagaacgacaacgacaactTCCAAAAGGTGATCCGCAACCTCACCGCCAACGGCGTCATCGCTGtcggcagcagcggcagcttcCAGCCTTTCAAGGGCGTCTCCAACGCTGTGCACCCCGCCTGGCGCAAGGCCATCATGTCGATGCAGCTTGCCACCACCTGGGATCCCCTTCGCTGGGACGACATGCTTACGATGCAGAAGCGCATTACCTACGAGTTCATGCCCCAGATCGAGGCCGTCACTCCCGGCAGCGGCACTTACATGAACGAGGCCGACTTTAACCAGCTCAACTGGCAGGAGACTTTCTACGGCGACAACTGGAGCCGTCTTGCctccatcaagaagaagtggGATCCCAAGTCGCTGTTCTACAACCTCAAGGGCGTTGGTAGCGATGCCTGGAGTGTTGCCGCGGACGGTCGCATGTGCCGAgtttaa
- a CDS encoding CN hydrolase domain-containing protein, with translation MAPVYKIALIQFDPKPIVVDDNFAKAEGHLREAAAKGCDIAILPEFHLTSWAPEHADFVSASKKSTGCLAKYQDLARELNINIVPGTICEEHLVENGKDEELRNMAYFLAAGTGDICGSYQKKNLWHPERPHLTSSAHTPHTAFDTPLKHADGRPVRAGMVICWDLAFPEAFRALVNDGADLIIIPSYWFLTDAGEEGQELNPDAERIFIESALTARAFENTAAVAFCNAGGLSSVNMPILGTLGKIEIGEEKVEIVEVDLDILRIAEDNYKIRKDMKGEGWYYKYDMNKRA, from the exons ATGGCTCCTGTTTACAAGATCGCGCTGATTCAGTTTGACCCCAAG CCCATCGTTGTCGACGACAACTTTGCCAAGGCTGAAGGACACTTGCGCGAGGCAGCGGCTAAAGGATGTGATATCGCGATTCTTCCAGAGTTTCACCTCACATCATGGGCCCCTGAGCATGCCGACTTTGTCTCGGCCAGCAAGAAGTCAACAGGCTGCCTCGCCAAGTATCAGGATCTTGCGCGGGAGTTGAACATCAACATTGTCCCGGGTACCATTTGCGAGGAGCATCTGGTGGAAAACGGAAAAGATGAAGAGCTGCGCAACATGGCCTACTTCCTGGCCGCCGGAACTGGAGACATCTGTGGTTCTTATCAAAAGAAAAACCTGTGGCATCCTGAGCGACCTCACCTTACTTCTTCAGCTCACACACCTCACACGGCTTTCGATACACCTCTGAAGCATGCTGATGGTCGACCTGTGCGAGCTGGCATGGTCATCTGCTGGGACCTGGCTTTCCCAGAAGCTTTCCGAGCCTTGGTCAACGATGGCGCGGACCTAATCATCATTCCTTCGTACTGGTTCCTGACGgatgctggagaagaaggacaggAACTCAACCCGGATGCGGAAAGGATCTTTATTGAGAGTGCTCTCACAGCGCGAGCTTTTGAGAACACTGCAGCAGTTGCCTTCTGCAACGCAGGTGGACTGAGCTCCGTGAACATGCCTATTCTGGGTACTCTTGGCAAGATTGAAATTGGCGAGGAAAAGGTTGAGATTGTGGAAGTAGACCTGGATATCTTGAGGATTGCTGAGGATAACTACAAGATCAGGAAGGATATGAAGGGTGAGGGGTGGTACTACAAGTATGACATGAACAAGCGAGCATAG